Proteins from one Halopseudomonas pelagia genomic window:
- a CDS encoding cache domain-containing protein — translation MARHTSAALVPSAWVLLAVSTLVALTLGVGLAIFHYQQQSKVILNTGETLFRHISQQLETELLRLYQPPAQALNLLALSDLSSTISLEQRLNYLPQLAQVLIDNPQLNSLYQGWPTGDYMMLRPLRTPSLRTRFNAPFEAVWMVWHIQMGPEAGKAVHLFYDEQLQILEQRELFNDGYDPRQRLWYSQARGSGAQIITTPYIFFSTSEFGTTLARPTISGSVLGADLTLGQLSHTLAKLQLTAHSQLLLYDPEGTVIAYHDVARILNVAQGTALRLKGFNELGSTLLARLAEDGYNQERLTSLVLEGQRWTLSQSRIDLAGLPETYLAILVPERELLAEAYRIRRHSVWITLIASLVLLPLAWLFITRLTRRRG, via the coding sequence ATGGCTCGACATACCTCCGCTGCGTTGGTCCCATCCGCCTGGGTGCTATTGGCAGTCAGCACACTGGTCGCCCTGACTCTCGGGGTTGGTCTGGCGATCTTTCACTACCAGCAGCAGAGCAAGGTCATTCTCAATACCGGCGAGACGCTCTTCCGCCATATCAGCCAGCAACTTGAAACAGAACTTCTGCGCCTTTATCAGCCACCGGCCCAGGCCCTCAATCTGTTGGCCCTGAGCGATCTTTCAAGCACAATTTCGCTGGAGCAGCGGCTGAATTATTTGCCCCAGTTGGCCCAGGTACTGATAGACAATCCTCAGCTCAATTCGCTTTACCAGGGCTGGCCGACCGGCGACTATATGATGCTCAGACCGTTGCGCACACCGAGCCTGCGCACGCGCTTCAACGCCCCCTTTGAAGCGGTCTGGATGGTATGGCATATCCAGATGGGTCCAGAAGCAGGCAAGGCGGTGCACCTGTTTTACGACGAGCAGTTGCAGATACTGGAGCAACGCGAGCTGTTCAACGACGGCTACGATCCCCGCCAACGTCTGTGGTACAGCCAGGCACGCGGCAGCGGCGCGCAGATCATCACCACGCCCTACATCTTTTTTTCCACCAGCGAATTCGGCACTACCCTGGCCCGGCCGACAATCAGCGGCAGCGTACTCGGCGCGGATCTCACGCTCGGCCAGCTTTCGCACACCCTGGCCAAACTGCAGCTGACCGCACATTCACAGCTGTTGCTCTATGATCCTGAGGGCACGGTCATCGCTTACCATGATGTCGCCCGCATTCTCAACGTTGCCCAGGGCACAGCGCTGCGCCTCAAAGGCTTCAACGAACTGGGCAGTACGCTGCTGGCCCGCCTGGCCGAAGATGGCTATAACCAGGAGCGGCTGACGAGTCTGGTGCTGGAAGGCCAACGCTGGACCCTGTCACAGAGCCGCATAGACCTTGCCGGGCTACCGGAAACCTACCTGGCCATCCTGGTCCCCGAGCGCGAGTTATTGGCCGAGGCCTACCGCATACGCCGACACAGTGTGTGGATCACCTTGATCGCCAGTCTGGTGCTTCTGCCTCTCGCCTGGTTATTTATTACGCGGCTAACGCGACGGCGCGGATGA